Proteins encoded in a region of the Candidatus Methylacidiphilales bacterium genome:
- the dnaN gene encoding DNA polymerase III subunit beta, with the protein MQAICLKDQLLHSLNIMKRVISIDKKNIHTSGYIKLIAENGKLQLSGGNDTIHINKWINADIKEEGVCAVPYRIFYEYINLLSSDKISLKFEDKSLSLRVRGKESSARIKCFKSIDDAFDTHAEEVMISTFQPTVLRRLIEDVSFAASDEEKRPTLCGILLDIQSDTIMSVATDGFRLSRRCEKISDKIFKPGQFVIPSKLLMSLSYILHREDQDMPLTLYSLPDRQSVLFRSNSYEVIMKLLDYSFPDYKKILFNSYTTMAVIDTNEFIRMCKQAAVIARENDSSVILYINIDEKNEDIEDGNTTSNSKDFDEDPLCESVLKIRAETDHLGRSESSIDIIRASGISSQVRVNIDYLIQALSVITHSESVIEIYGEKNPVIIRSPDNNNLNLIMPMYLSPAQSYTKSV; encoded by the coding sequence ATGCAAGCGATTTGTTTAAAAGACCAACTTCTCCACAGTCTCAATATCATGAAAAGAGTAATCTCGATCGACAAGAAAAATATACATACATCTGGTTATATCAAGCTTATTGCAGAAAACGGAAAACTACAATTAAGTGGAGGCAATGACACTATACACATAAATAAATGGATCAATGCTGATATTAAGGAAGAAGGAGTTTGTGCAGTTCCTTATCGTATTTTTTATGAGTATATCAATCTCTTGAGCAGTGATAAAATTTCACTCAAATTCGAGGATAAATCCTTGTCTCTCCGCGTAAGAGGAAAAGAATCATCTGCCAGAATAAAATGCTTTAAGAGCATTGATGATGCATTTGATACGCATGCGGAAGAAGTAATGATAAGTACATTTCAGCCTACCGTATTGCGCAGACTAATTGAGGACGTTTCTTTTGCTGCTTCCGATGAGGAAAAACGCCCCACTCTGTGTGGAATATTACTTGATATACAATCTGATACAATAATGAGTGTAGCTACGGATGGTTTTCGTTTGAGTCGTCGTTGTGAAAAAATTTCAGATAAGATATTTAAGCCAGGGCAGTTTGTTATTCCCTCTAAACTCCTCATGTCGCTAAGCTACATCCTTCATCGTGAAGATCAAGATATGCCCTTAACTTTATATAGTTTACCCGATAGACAATCCGTGCTCTTCAGATCTAATAGTTATGAAGTAATCATGAAGCTCCTCGATTACTCTTTTCCTGATTATAAAAAAATTTTATTTAACTCATATACAACAATGGCAGTTATAGATACAAATGAATTTATACGTATGTGTAAACAAGCAGCAGTTATCGCAAGAGAAAATGATTCTTCTGTGATATTGTATATAAATATTGACGAAAAAAACGAAGACATTGAAGATGGTAATACAACCTCTAACTCAAAAGATTTCGACGAAGACCCATTATGTGAAAGTGTCTTGAAAATAAGAGCTGAAACTGATCATCTTGGACGTAGCGAGAGTAGTATAGATATCATACGCGCATCTGGTATATCCAGTCAAGTTCGTGTAAATATAGATTATTTAATTCAGGCGCTTTCAGTAATAACACATTCTGAGTCGGTAATCGAGATCTATGGCGAAAAAAATCCAGTAATTATAAGATCACCAGATAACAACAATCTGAATTTGATTATGCCGATGTATTTATCTCCTGCTCAATCATATACTAAGTCAGTCTGA
- a CDS encoding SAF domain-containing protein: MKSIRIVLALIGILITVGAFAGFIVFASLFSPPPATVLVYNKDLNFGDIINEGDITSVEVSNLPPSLLRLYASPRNQDAVIGFRLLAPVARGEPVMITKLASPNNFSRYAAILTDTRNVIMSIPIRPQLIPPKIGIGDKVNLMIIIESGGFDVVITPSPTPFAGFGQPVPPTATPVPDDVVLEPTPTITATPVVLFPISDVILEAVPVIDVRRALVENPNFGVGGDNRRFIEGDIEAIILVVPREYQNVINFAVATDRLRISLSSPFGGDYTKAVPVLPISLDVYGKLYRFKMEDSIQRGIVITHTLYERYFELFYPEIHAAIIATREAWISRPGVERDKDKYMEAVIMRYTPTPVQDQSGQEAEEETP; this comes from the coding sequence ATGAAATCGATAAGAATAGTATTAGCTTTAATCGGTATATTGATTACCGTGGGCGCTTTTGCAGGCTTTATTGTCTTCGCTTCTTTGTTTTCACCCCCACCAGCGACTGTACTGGTGTATAACAAAGATTTGAATTTCGGCGATATTATAAATGAGGGAGATATTACATCAGTTGAAGTCTCTAATCTGCCTCCATCTTTGTTAAGGCTCTACGCGTCCCCCCGTAATCAAGATGCCGTAATCGGGTTTCGTCTCCTTGCACCTGTCGCAAGAGGAGAGCCCGTAATGATCACGAAATTGGCTTCCCCTAACAACTTTTCCAGATATGCGGCCATCCTCACTGACACACGTAACGTTATTATGTCAATACCTATTAGGCCGCAATTGATCCCGCCTAAGATAGGTATAGGTGACAAGGTTAATCTTATGATCATTATTGAAAGCGGGGGATTTGACGTTGTCATCACACCAAGTCCTACACCTTTCGCAGGTTTTGGACAACCAGTGCCACCGACGGCAACGCCAGTGCCAGATGATGTAGTTCTTGAGCCTACACCAACAATCACTGCTACGCCTGTCGTCCTATTTCCTATCTCAGACGTTATTCTTGAAGCAGTTCCGGTTATCGATGTTCGGCGCGCATTAGTCGAAAATCCTAACTTCGGCGTAGGTGGAGATAATCGTAGATTCATAGAGGGCGATATTGAAGCAATCATCTTAGTCGTACCAAGAGAGTATCAGAATGTCATAAATTTCGCAGTAGCAACCGATAGATTGAGAATATCTCTGTCCTCTCCATTCGGCGGGGATTACACAAAGGCAGTCCCAGTACTCCCGATCAGTTTAGATGTGTATGGTAAGTTGTATCGTTTTAAGATGGAGGATTCTATACAAAGAGGAATAGTGATTACTCATACTTTATATGAGCGATATTTTGAGTTGTTTTATCCTGAAATCCATGCAGCAATTATAGCTACTAGAGAGGCATGGATTTCCCGCCCTGGCGTGGAGCGCGATAAAGACAAATATATGGAGGCAGTGATTATGCGATATACCCCCACGCCAGTTCAAGATCAAAGCGGTCAAGAGGCCGAGGAGGAAACACCATGA
- a CDS encoding AAA family ATPase: MSREIAVCVLSRSFDLAAKIGQACSAYQGEDKLYVIAQLSHIGAIDEGITTHEADVIIVDPNFILTNENIGIVAEKSASVLASGNKPVVFLCLYKDNTQKEALSQKGLYALAPYPLSDDEFVSLISSIPSFINKAEEIRNSNKYTPVINRQIRDVIARAGWQKLVIGLWGASNGIGKTFLAREMAVALAKEGGRSILLIDAVTESAKLDIYLGIDAKKDLFSMMTLYQANQKNLSDNIIKNHIYQCSDIPNLYIVPGVRNPYYWTRQDVANISNIESFVVSLINYAKSNYDFVIFNIGIRYYDPLPFASIKVCDRLMIITTQNIGILRSLKYAADTLKQSSSDVALWRNEKNILIVNQWMEAVSPKPKDMAQFLNISLGGIVPLDTSGDIIRSINLQKPLPVISPGNPVNQAIRQMATIFFPALDALEKNVPLQTEAKPKSKGLLGMFAKKT, translated from the coding sequence ATGAGCCGAGAAATCGCTGTATGTGTTTTATCCAGATCTTTTGATTTAGCTGCAAAGATAGGACAGGCATGCAGCGCATATCAAGGAGAAGATAAGCTCTACGTCATCGCACAACTTAGTCATATCGGCGCCATAGACGAAGGTATCACTACTCATGAAGCTGATGTGATTATCGTAGACCCAAATTTTATCCTGACGAATGAAAATATCGGCATTGTCGCAGAAAAAAGCGCTTCTGTTTTGGCTTCCGGTAATAAGCCAGTCGTATTTTTATGCCTCTATAAAGATAACACACAAAAAGAAGCATTATCACAAAAAGGCCTTTATGCCCTCGCACCGTATCCTCTAAGTGATGATGAGTTTGTCTCTCTAATATCATCAATACCGTCGTTTATAAACAAAGCAGAAGAAATTAGGAATAGCAATAAATACACGCCGGTAATTAATCGCCAAATACGTGATGTCATCGCACGAGCAGGCTGGCAAAAGCTCGTCATAGGCCTGTGGGGCGCTAGTAATGGCATAGGGAAGACTTTTTTAGCTCGGGAAATGGCCGTCGCTTTGGCTAAAGAGGGAGGAAGATCTATCTTGTTGATCGATGCAGTCACTGAAAGCGCTAAGCTGGATATATACTTAGGTATTGATGCCAAAAAAGATTTATTCTCAATGATGACTTTATATCAGGCCAATCAAAAGAATCTGTCTGATAATATAATCAAGAATCATATCTATCAATGTAGTGATATACCAAATCTATATATCGTGCCCGGAGTCCGTAATCCTTATTATTGGACGCGACAAGATGTGGCTAATATTTCTAACATTGAATCGTTTGTCGTGTCTCTTATCAATTATGCAAAGAGTAATTACGATTTTGTCATATTTAATATCGGCATACGCTATTATGATCCGCTTCCATTCGCATCTATTAAGGTTTGCGATCGTTTGATGATTATCACCACACAAAACATCGGCATACTCAGATCGTTGAAATATGCAGCAGACACGCTTAAACAAAGTAGCAGTGATGTTGCGCTATGGCGTAATGAGAAAAATATTTTGATAGTCAATCAATGGATGGAGGCAGTATCACCAAAACCTAAAGATATGGCACAATTTCTTAATATTTCTTTAGGTGGTATCGTTCCGCTTGACACAAGCGGAGATATTATACGATCAATTAACTTGCAAAAACCATTACCTGTCATTTCGCCAGGTAATCCTGTTAATCAGGCCATAAGACAAATGGCTACAATCTTCTTCCCTGCACTAGATGCGCTAGAAAAAAATGTGCCTCTTCAAACTGAGGCAAAACCCAAGAGCAAAGGACTTTTGGGTATGTTTGCAAAGAAAACTTAA
- a CDS encoding ATPase, T2SS/T4P/T4SS family, with protein MFRKSTPPTPSVDLKSIATPPPQELDQPINPVESTSVILIQEQTAPKQSDQDPETTIRQYIKQIYYKAIQPENSKINPRQLDNPNDEIKAQVIQIIDQCIQQTKREIENGKLPSVDESVINTIRDEIYNIQFGLGPLEGIFKRYKDLEDIVLLTRKSTQGEIYCEAWALCNSGRYKIENKFDPVEILNIINRHLAREGKTVNPNNPIIDGRLLNGARVAVIYTPLVDPMFRITIRVPTLVARSMQQLIDLNSISSEAASFLGLALRARLSIVVAGSTGCGKTNMLQALCNMLPDDESVIVIEDTRELNVPGNIVSYFQTGFQSQEPGKFRYNQNHLAIASMRHIPERIVFGEVRDAASWEAIKLANSGHPMLLTVHAEEPEQIIERLLLLARESPSVASMPDSAIRRQILSGFQIFIFLQRERMADDKIKRFVVQIAESPGIFREDRPVINTLFKYDYAAQKLVWTGIRPHEMTIKHMANAGISAQMIEDALNGRRKFWQEFSHR; from the coding sequence ATGTTCAGAAAATCAACACCACCAACACCCTCTGTTGATTTGAAGTCCATCGCAACCCCCCCACCTCAAGAGCTCGATCAACCCATAAACCCGGTCGAAAGCACCAGTGTCATCCTTATTCAGGAACAAACTGCACCAAAACAATCCGACCAAGATCCTGAAACGACAATTAGGCAATATATCAAACAGATTTATTATAAAGCTATACAACCTGAAAACTCTAAAATTAATCCGAGACAATTAGACAACCCAAATGATGAAATAAAAGCTCAGGTCATACAAATTATTGATCAATGTATTCAGCAAACTAAAAGAGAAATAGAAAACGGAAAATTGCCTAGCGTGGATGAGTCCGTCATCAATACAATACGTGATGAAATATACAACATTCAATTTGGGCTCGGACCTTTAGAGGGTATCTTTAAGCGATATAAGGATTTAGAGGATATTGTTTTATTAACGCGCAAAAGTACACAAGGGGAAATATATTGCGAGGCATGGGCGTTATGTAATTCGGGCAGATATAAAATAGAAAATAAATTCGACCCAGTGGAAATACTGAATATTATCAATCGCCATCTCGCACGCGAGGGAAAGACCGTTAATCCAAATAATCCCATCATAGACGGTCGCTTGCTCAATGGTGCACGTGTTGCAGTGATCTACACCCCCCTAGTAGATCCAATGTTCCGCATTACCATTCGCGTGCCGACGCTCGTCGCTAGAAGCATGCAACAGCTGATTGACCTCAACAGCATCAGCAGCGAAGCAGCATCCTTCCTCGGGTTGGCATTGAGAGCGCGGTTGTCCATAGTGGTAGCCGGCTCAACAGGATGTGGTAAAACAAACATGCTGCAAGCACTGTGTAATATGTTGCCGGACGACGAAAGCGTGATCGTAATTGAAGATACTCGCGAATTAAATGTACCCGGAAACATCGTCAGCTATTTCCAAACCGGTTTCCAAAGCCAAGAACCTGGAAAATTTCGCTACAACCAAAATCATCTGGCAATAGCCAGCATGCGACATATCCCAGAAAGGATTGTCTTCGGGGAAGTGCGTGATGCAGCATCATGGGAAGCCATCAAGCTGGCCAATAGCGGCCACCCCATGTTGTTGACAGTGCACGCAGAAGAGCCAGAGCAAATCATCGAACGCCTATTGCTGTTGGCTAGAGAATCACCCTCCGTTGCCTCTATGCCCGATAGTGCCATCAGAAGGCAAATCCTCAGCGGCTTTCAAATCTTCATCTTCTTGCAACGCGAACGTATGGCAGACGATAAAATAAAACGATTTGTAGTCCAAATTGCTGAATCACCCGGTATATTCAGAGAAGATCGCCCCGTGATTAATACGCTCTTCAAATACGATTATGCGGCCCAAAAACTGGTGTGGACCGGTATTCGGCCACATGAAATGACAATTAAGCATATGGCGAATGCCGGTATATCAGCGCAAATGATCGAGGATGCGTTAAATGGACGACGTAAATTTTGGCAGGAATTCAGTCATCGCTGA
- a CDS encoding type II secretion system F family protein yields MEIFNLFDSLINWLNNRALILGLALAFAIGIGIFFYSIVLPILRPEQVAVEKLLKGASLSENEPISFSNTYLAQISKALAKRDSRKNMYEEYLDLLGYPGKYKDIGDLYTQAVFYGILWTILSAGFLVILNLSTPIPALLYLFVPVSGYLGYNGQFSKIKNMVDKRRMDMLVEFPSAMSAILINYNATNSLASAIINYVAYPPAKTGYLFYELKRITERYLSGTPLSETLLEAQRRTRDVPIVSTGFMQLHAAETQGTSVSTALRMTAQRAYDNLEVVLTTRTRRNQALALVPSIIAVISVMIQFLLPFVTGISLF; encoded by the coding sequence ATGGAAATATTTAATCTCTTCGACAGCCTGATCAACTGGTTAAATAATCGCGCGCTGATCTTGGGTTTAGCACTGGCATTTGCAATAGGTATTGGTATATTTTTTTATTCGATCGTCCTCCCTATATTACGTCCTGAACAAGTTGCCGTTGAAAAATTATTAAAAGGAGCTTCCCTCTCTGAAAATGAACCGATCAGCTTTTCTAATACCTATCTCGCACAGATTTCTAAGGCATTAGCTAAACGAGATAGCCGTAAAAATATGTATGAGGAATATCTGGATTTATTAGGATATCCAGGAAAATATAAAGACATAGGTGATCTATATACGCAAGCCGTCTTTTATGGTATATTATGGACAATTCTATCCGCCGGTTTTCTAGTAATTCTTAATCTCAGCACACCAATTCCTGCATTACTCTATTTATTCGTGCCAGTATCAGGATATTTAGGTTACAACGGGCAATTTAGTAAGATTAAAAATATGGTAGATAAAAGAAGAATGGATATGTTGGTCGAATTCCCGAGTGCTATGTCTGCTATTTTGATCAACTATAACGCAACCAACTCATTAGCCTCAGCTATCATAAACTACGTCGCCTATCCCCCCGCGAAAACAGGTTATTTATTTTATGAACTAAAACGCATCACCGAAAGATACCTTTCAGGCACACCATTGTCAGAAACTCTCCTGGAGGCACAAAGAAGAACAAGAGATGTCCCCATCGTCTCAACAGGTTTCATGCAGTTGCACGCTGCAGAAACACAGGGCACATCAGTATCAACAGCACTGAGAATGACTGCTCAAAGAGCATATGACAATCTGGAAGTTGTGCTGACTACCCGCACACGCCGCAATCAAGCCTTAGCATTAGTGCCTAGCATCATTGCAGTCATCTCGGTAATGATCCAGTTCTTATTGCCATTTGTGACTGGTATTTCTCTCTTTTAA